In a single window of the Pelagibacterium sp. 26DY04 genome:
- a CDS encoding pyruvate dehydrogenase complex dihydrolipoamide acetyltransferase, producing the protein MPINITMPALSPTMEEGTLAKWHVKEGDTVSSGDVIAEIETDKATMEVEAVDEGTIGKILVAEGSENVKVNAVIAVLLEEGEDADDIGDTSSGQAEVEKSEEAPKVSQADEKAEAKAEGTPKAPSSSSDAKPAPEPLPAPKTDGNRIFASPLARRLAKEANIDLSAISGSGPKGRVVKADIEKAKKDGVPSKPSAAPAQGAQLAAGLGKNQVLAMYEEGTYDLVPADGMRKTVAARLTESKQTVPHFYLTIDCRIDDLMKAREEINAAAPKDKDGKPAYKLSVNDFIMKAWAIALQQVPQANATWAGDAILYHHRSDVAVAVAVPGGLFTPVVKSCDQKTLRQISDEVKDLATRARNKKLAPHEYQGGSTAVSNLGMYGVKHFGAVINPPHGTILAVGAGEERVYAEKGQVKTGQFMTVTLSCDHRSVDGALGAELLAAFRKLIETPVMMLA; encoded by the coding sequence ATGCCCATCAACATCACCATGCCCGCCCTCTCGCCCACCATGGAGGAGGGGACCCTCGCCAAATGGCACGTCAAGGAGGGCGACACCGTCTCCTCCGGTGACGTGATCGCCGAAATCGAAACCGATAAGGCGACCATGGAAGTGGAAGCCGTCGACGAAGGCACCATCGGCAAGATCCTGGTTGCCGAGGGCTCGGAAAACGTCAAGGTCAACGCCGTCATCGCAGTGCTACTCGAAGAGGGCGAAGACGCCGACGACATTGGCGATACCTCGTCCGGCCAAGCCGAGGTTGAGAAGTCGGAAGAGGCGCCCAAGGTCAGCCAAGCGGACGAAAAAGCCGAAGCCAAAGCCGAGGGCACGCCAAAGGCCCCGTCTTCAAGCTCGGATGCTAAACCAGCTCCTGAGCCGCTGCCGGCGCCCAAGACCGACGGCAACCGCATCTTCGCCTCCCCACTGGCTCGTCGTCTCGCCAAGGAAGCCAACATCGATCTCTCCGCTATCTCGGGCTCCGGTCCCAAAGGCCGCGTCGTCAAGGCCGATATCGAGAAGGCGAAAAAGGATGGTGTTCCCTCCAAGCCCTCCGCCGCACCTGCGCAGGGGGCTCAGCTCGCAGCAGGTCTTGGCAAGAACCAGGTTCTCGCCATGTACGAGGAGGGCACCTACGACCTCGTCCCGGCCGATGGCATGCGCAAGACCGTCGCGGCGCGCCTCACGGAGTCCAAGCAGACCGTCCCGCACTTCTATCTCACCATCGATTGCCGCATCGACGATCTGATGAAGGCCCGCGAGGAGATCAACGCAGCGGCGCCCAAGGACAAGGACGGCAAGCCAGCTTACAAGCTCTCGGTTAACGACTTCATCATGAAGGCGTGGGCCATCGCGCTCCAGCAGGTGCCGCAGGCCAATGCCACCTGGGCGGGCGACGCCATCCTCTACCACCACCGCTCCGATGTCGCCGTCGCCGTTGCCGTTCCCGGCGGTCTCTTCACGCCCGTCGTCAAGTCCTGCGACCAAAAGACCCTGCGCCAGATCTCGGACGAGGTGAAGGATCTCGCCACCCGCGCGCGCAACAAGAAGCTTGCCCCGCACGAATATCAGGGCGGTTCGACCGCGGTTTCCAACCTCGGCATGTACGGCGTCAAGCACTTCGGCGCCGTCATCAACCCGCCCCACGGCACGATCCTTGCGGTAGGGGCAGGTGAAGAGCGCGTCTACGCCGAAAAGGGCCAGGTCAAGACCGGCCAGTTCATGACCGTCACCCTCTCTTGCGACCACCGCTCCGTCGACGGCGCTCTAGGCGCCGAACTGCTGGCGGCGTTCAGGAAGCTGATCGAAACACCTGTGATGATGCTGGCTTGA
- a CDS encoding pyruvate dehydrogenase complex E1 component subunit beta, whose amino-acid sequence MATDILMPALSPTMEEGKLAKWVVKEGDKVAPGDVLAEIETDKATMEVEAVDEGIIAKIFVAEGTESVKVNTPIAALVAEGEDASAVPEPEIGPDEPKESEKPGYSDAVENKSQPTTKAVDAPAAPQFKPQNDPDIPDDVEMVTMTVREALRDAMAEEMRADKDVFVMGEEVAEYQGAYKVTQGLLQEFGKERVIDTPITEHGFAGLGVGAAFAGLKPIVEFMTWNFAMQAIDQIINSAAKQLYMSGGQVTAPMVFRGPNGAAARVAAQHSQDYSAWYSHIPGLTVIAPYTAADAKGLLKAAIRSPNPVVFLENEILYGSTGEVPKMDDFVLPIGKARIAREGKDVTIVSFSMGMRYATQATEKLVAAGVDVELIDLRTLRPLDIDTVIESVKKTGRCVTVEEGWPQGGIGSEIAARLMERAFDYLDAPVTRVTGKDVPMPYAANLEKLALPSVDEVIAAVNAVTYRS is encoded by the coding sequence ATGGCTACCGATATTCTGATGCCCGCGCTCTCGCCCACCATGGAAGAGGGCAAGCTTGCCAAATGGGTCGTCAAGGAAGGCGACAAGGTCGCGCCCGGCGATGTCCTGGCCGAAATCGAGACCGATAAGGCCACCATGGAAGTGGAAGCTGTCGATGAAGGGATCATCGCCAAGATCTTCGTTGCCGAGGGCACCGAAAGCGTGAAGGTCAACACCCCGATCGCCGCGCTCGTCGCCGAAGGCGAAGACGCCAGCGCCGTTCCCGAACCCGAGATTGGCCCTGACGAACCCAAGGAATCCGAAAAGCCCGGTTATTCCGACGCTGTCGAGAACAAGTCCCAGCCGACCACCAAAGCCGTCGATGCACCCGCTGCGCCTCAGTTCAAGCCGCAGAATGATCCCGATATCCCCGACGATGTCGAAATGGTCACCATGACGGTGCGCGAAGCGCTTCGCGACGCCATGGCTGAGGAAATGCGCGCCGACAAGGACGTCTTCGTCATGGGCGAAGAAGTCGCCGAGTACCAGGGTGCCTATAAGGTCACCCAGGGGTTGCTGCAGGAATTCGGCAAGGAACGCGTGATCGACACGCCCATCACCGAGCACGGCTTTGCCGGCCTCGGCGTCGGTGCCGCTTTCGCCGGCCTCAAGCCGATTGTCGAGTTCATGACCTGGAATTTCGCCATGCAGGCCATCGACCAGATCATCAACTCTGCCGCCAAGCAGCTCTACATGTCGGGCGGGCAGGTGACTGCGCCCATGGTATTCCGTGGCCCGAACGGAGCCGCCGCCCGCGTGGCCGCCCAGCACAGCCAGGATTATTCGGCTTGGTACAGCCACATCCCCGGCCTGACGGTCATCGCTCCCTATACCGCGGCCGACGCCAAGGGGCTGCTCAAGGCCGCCATTCGCTCGCCGAACCCTGTCGTCTTTCTCGAAAACGAGATCCTCTACGGTTCGACCGGCGAAGTGCCCAAGATGGATGACTTCGTCCTCCCCATCGGTAAGGCACGTATCGCCCGTGAGGGTAAGGACGTGACCATCGTTTCGTTCTCAATGGGCATGCGCTACGCCACGCAGGCCACCGAAAAACTGGTCGCCGCCGGCGTCGATGTGGAACTGATCGATCTGCGCACGCTTCGTCCGCTGGATATCGATACGGTGATCGAGTCGGTCAAAAAGACCGGCCGCTGCGTCACCGTCGAAGAGGGCTGGCCTCAGGGCGGCATCGGCTCGGAAATCGCCGCCCGCCTCATGGAGCGCGCCTTCGACTATCTAGATGCGCCCGTGACCCGCGTCACCGGCAAGGACGTTCCCATGCCTTACGCCGCCAACCTCGAAAAGCTGGCGCTCCCGAGCGTCGACGAGGTGATCGCCGCCGTCAACGCCGTCACCTACCGCAGCTAA
- the pdhA gene encoding pyruvate dehydrogenase (acetyl-transferring) E1 component subunit alpha — translation MARKATATKATSNIPELSKDEELHAFREMLLIRRFEEKAGQMYGMGLIGGFCHLYIGQEAVVTGITMASKKGEDAQITGYRDHGHMLVMGLDPNAVMAELTGRQGGLSKGKGGSMHMFSNEHRFYGGNGIVGAQVSLGTGLAFASKYRGDGSVSITYFGDGAANQGQVYESFNMAKLWNLPVVYVIENNKYAMGTSLERAAATTDLSQRGLSFGIPGEQVDGMDVRMVKDAAERAIEHARSGKGPYILEMLTYRYRGHSMSDPAKYRSKDEVTSMRSERDPIEQVRKRIIEKNYAAEDELKDVEKDIRAIVTAAADFATNDPEPDASELYTDILID, via the coding sequence ATGGCGCGTAAAGCGACGGCCACCAAGGCCACTTCCAACATACCCGAACTGAGCAAGGACGAGGAGCTTCATGCATTCCGCGAGATGCTGCTGATCCGCCGGTTCGAGGAGAAGGCCGGCCAGATGTATGGCATGGGCCTGATCGGCGGCTTCTGCCACCTGTATATCGGACAGGAAGCCGTGGTGACCGGGATCACCATGGCGTCGAAAAAGGGCGAAGATGCCCAGATCACCGGATATCGCGATCACGGTCACATGCTGGTCATGGGGCTCGATCCTAATGCCGTGATGGCCGAATTGACGGGTCGTCAAGGCGGCCTGTCGAAAGGCAAGGGCGGTTCGATGCACATGTTCTCCAACGAACACCGATTTTATGGCGGCAACGGCATTGTCGGCGCTCAGGTTTCGCTCGGCACGGGCCTTGCTTTCGCCTCCAAATATCGCGGCGACGGCTCGGTCTCGATCACCTATTTCGGCGACGGCGCCGCAAACCAGGGCCAGGTCTATGAGAGCTTCAATATGGCCAAGCTCTGGAACCTGCCGGTCGTCTACGTGATCGAAAACAACAAATACGCCATGGGCACTTCGCTCGAGCGCGCTGCTGCCACCACCGATCTCTCCCAGCGCGGCCTCTCCTTCGGTATTCCCGGCGAGCAGGTCGATGGCATGGACGTTCGCATGGTCAAGGATGCTGCCGAGCGCGCCATCGAGCACGCACGGTCAGGGAAGGGACCCTACATTCTCGAAATGCTCACCTACCGTTACCGCGGTCACTCCATGTCCGATCCGGCGAAGTATCGCTCCAAGGATGAAGTGACCAGCATGCGTTCGGAGCGTGACCCGATCGAGCAGGTGCGCAAGCGCATTATCGAGAAGAATTACGCTGCCGAGGACGAGCTCAAGGATGTCGAAAAGGACATCCGCGCCATCGTCACCGCAGCGGCCGATTTTGCCACCAACGATCCCGAGCCCGATGCGTCCGAGCTCTACACCGACATCCTGATCGACTAA
- a CDS encoding septum formation initiator family protein produces MPTRVKRPSILLKLSITAGLLAFQGYLGYHVVTGAFGIDSQREMLEQIRLLEARQAALEIEIDSYEHRIALFDPRRMDPDILTERARALLGLVHPDDIIIVPDAQDIN; encoded by the coding sequence ATGCCCACCCGCGTCAAACGTCCTTCCATTCTCCTCAAGTTGAGCATAACCGCCGGTTTGCTCGCCTTTCAGGGCTATCTGGGCTATCATGTCGTCACGGGCGCCTTCGGCATTGATAGCCAGCGCGAGATGCTCGAGCAGATCCGCCTCCTTGAAGCCCGCCAGGCAGCGCTCGAAATTGAAATCGATTCCTATGAGCATCGGATAGCGCTCTTCGACCCGCGGCGGATGGATCCCGACATTCTCACTGAACGGGCCCGAGCGCTCCTGGGTCTGGTCCATCCCGACGATATCATCATCGTCCCTGACGCGCAGGACATAAACTGA
- a CDS encoding NAD(P)-dependent alcohol dehydrogenase: MRAVVSKRYGPPHTLRLCDVPVPKPGPGEVLVRVCAASVNSWDWDRLIGKPLARIAEPFGPSHKIAGADIAGVIEALGEGSEGFAVGDPVFGDLSDGNWGGFAEYACAPISALAHIPDGLSFIDAATLPQAGALALQSLRKSSVPKPSILINGAGGGVGTFAIQMAKQLGAAITAVDSPGKRDRVLALGANAFIDYRTIDFTTAGDQYDLIIDVVAHRSAGAYARALREGGVLVVIGGTIRSLLSVACFGSVIGKTQRKRLGVLFYEVSPPDFSQLAGQCVDGRLIPIIDSVFPLERAAEALQRIGGGEAIGKIIISVSD, encoded by the coding sequence ATGCGCGCGGTCGTTTCCAAACGCTACGGTCCTCCCCACACATTGAGGCTCTGTGATGTTCCCGTTCCCAAACCGGGGCCTGGCGAAGTGCTGGTGCGCGTCTGCGCGGCATCGGTCAATTCATGGGATTGGGACCGGCTGATCGGCAAGCCTTTGGCTCGGATTGCCGAGCCCTTCGGTCCGTCCCACAAAATAGCCGGTGCCGATATCGCCGGCGTGATCGAAGCCCTCGGAGAAGGTTCAGAGGGCTTTGCAGTCGGCGATCCGGTTTTCGGGGATCTTTCGGACGGCAATTGGGGTGGCTTTGCCGAATATGCATGCGCGCCAATATCAGCGCTGGCGCATATACCGGATGGGCTGAGTTTCATTGATGCCGCCACCTTGCCCCAGGCGGGCGCTTTGGCCCTGCAAAGCCTGCGCAAGAGTTCCGTTCCCAAACCCTCGATCCTCATCAACGGTGCCGGTGGAGGTGTTGGAACCTTTGCCATTCAGATGGCCAAGCAACTCGGTGCGGCGATCACGGCCGTTGATAGCCCGGGGAAGCGCGACCGGGTGCTTGCTCTGGGCGCCAATGCGTTCATTGATTATCGCACAATCGATTTCACCACTGCCGGTGACCAATATGACCTGATCATCGACGTCGTCGCCCATCGCTCGGCCGGTGCCTACGCCAGGGCGCTTCGCGAGGGAGGCGTGCTCGTGGTTATCGGCGGCACCATCCGCAGTCTTCTCTCCGTCGCCTGCTTTGGTAGCGTCATCGGAAAAACACAACGCAAGCGACTGGGCGTGCTATTTTACGAGGTCTCGCCACCCGATTTCTCGCAATTGGCGGGACAATGTGTCGACGGCCGGCTCATCCCGATCATCGACAGCGTCTTTCCCCTGGAGCGCGCAGCCGAGGCCCTCCAACGCATCGGGGGAGGCGAGGCGATCGGCAAGATCATCATTTCGGTATCTGACTGA
- the eno gene encoding phosphopyruvate hydratase translates to MSAIVDVIGRQIFDSRGNPTVEVDVVLDDGSFGRAAVPSGASTGAHEAVELRDGGEAYMGKGVLNAVDNVNTLIANEIEGMDALDQIAVDQAMIELDGTPNKGKLGANAILGVSLAVARAAAESSALPLWRYVGGPNARLLPVPMMNIINGGEHADNPIDIQEFMIMPVGADSISDAVRIGTEIFHTLKKGLAAEGHNTNVGDEGGFAPNLSSTEDALGFIMKSIEKAGYAPGEDVYLALDCASTEFFDNGSYSLKGEGKTLGSDEMVRYLEDLTARFPIISIEDGMAEDDWEGWKALTEAIGSRVQLVGDDLFVTNTERLVSGIKMGVANSILVKVNQIGSLSETLEAVETAHKASYTSVMSHRSGETEDSTIADLAVALNCGQIKTGSLARSDRLAKYNQLIRIEEFLGTSGRYAGRSILKGA, encoded by the coding sequence ATGTCTGCTATCGTTGACGTTATCGGCCGTCAGATTTTCGACAGCCGCGGCAATCCAACCGTCGAGGTCGATGTCGTTCTCGACGATGGCAGCTTCGGCCGCGCCGCGGTGCCCTCGGGCGCCTCGACCGGGGCCCACGAAGCCGTGGAGCTGCGCGATGGCGGCGAGGCCTATATGGGCAAGGGCGTGCTCAACGCCGTCGATAACGTCAACACCCTGATCGCCAACGAAATCGAAGGCATGGATGCCCTCGACCAGATCGCGGTCGATCAGGCCATGATCGAGCTCGATGGCACGCCCAACAAGGGCAAACTGGGGGCCAATGCCATTCTCGGCGTATCCCTCGCCGTTGCCCGCGCCGCCGCCGAATCGAGCGCATTGCCGCTTTGGCGCTATGTCGGCGGCCCCAACGCCCGCCTGCTGCCCGTGCCGATGATGAACATCATCAACGGCGGCGAACATGCCGACAACCCGATCGACATCCAGGAATTCATGATCATGCCGGTGGGCGCGGATTCGATTTCCGACGCAGTGCGGATCGGCACGGAAATCTTCCACACCCTCAAGAAGGGTCTGGCGGCCGAAGGGCACAACACCAATGTGGGCGACGAGGGCGGCTTTGCTCCGAACCTGTCCTCCACCGAAGACGCACTCGGCTTCATCATGAAGTCCATCGAAAAGGCCGGTTACGCTCCCGGCGAGGACGTCTATCTGGCGCTCGATTGCGCCTCCACTGAATTCTTTGACAACGGCAGCTACAGCCTCAAGGGCGAAGGCAAGACGCTGGGTTCGGACGAAATGGTCCGCTATCTCGAAGACCTTACCGCCCGTTTCCCGATCATCTCGATCGAAGACGGCATGGCCGAGGACGATTGGGAGGGCTGGAAGGCCCTGACCGAGGCGATCGGCAGCAGGGTGCAGCTCGTGGGCGATGACCTTTTCGTCACCAACACCGAACGCCTCGTCTCGGGCATCAAGATGGGCGTCGCCAACTCGATCCTCGTCAAGGTCAACCAGATCGGTTCGCTGTCGGAAACCCTCGAAGCGGTCGAGACCGCGCACAAGGCGTCCTACACTTCGGTCATGTCGCACCGCTCCGGGGAAACCGAGGATTCGACCATCGCCGACCTCGCCGTGGCGCTGAACTGCGGTCAGATCAAGACCGGCTCTCTGGCTCGTTCGGACCGGCTTGCCAAATACAACCAGTTGATCCGCATCGAGGAGTTCCTCGGCACCTCGGGCCGTTACGCCGGTCGCTCGATCCTCAAAGGAGCGTAG